In Devosia litorisediminis, one genomic interval encodes:
- the phnE gene encoding phosphonate ABC transporter, permease protein PhnE: MNTQNTMDSWARFTPMQRFKRYAAFLSVTLIVVWAFGSIDVIWEWVWDAPIQLIDLFDRMIPPDPTNLPSILEAIWQTINTATIATFLAVFLSLPVAYISAQNTTPNRFFLWVGRFIVVSSRSVNTIIWALLFVAIFGPGIVAGIIAIMFRSIGFLGKLLGEAIEEIDPAPIEALQACGASPFKVVLYGVVPQVAPAFFAISILRWDINLRESTVLGLVGAGGIGVILQGAIDTFQWQEVSMVLLTILALVIFGEVVSSTLRKKLI, from the coding sequence ATGAATACTCAAAACACCATGGACAGCTGGGCCCGCTTTACCCCGATGCAGCGGTTCAAGCGCTACGCGGCCTTTCTCAGTGTCACCCTGATCGTCGTCTGGGCTTTTGGCAGCATTGATGTGATCTGGGAATGGGTCTGGGATGCCCCCATCCAGCTCATCGATCTGTTCGATCGCATGATCCCGCCTGATCCCACCAACCTGCCCTCAATCCTCGAGGCGATCTGGCAGACCATCAACACCGCCACCATCGCCACGTTCCTTGCCGTGTTCCTGTCCCTGCCCGTTGCCTATATTTCGGCGCAGAACACCACGCCCAACCGGTTTTTCCTCTGGGTGGGGCGGTTTATCGTGGTGTCATCACGGTCGGTGAACACCATCATCTGGGCGCTACTGTTCGTGGCCATCTTCGGACCGGGCATTGTTGCGGGTATCATCGCCATCATGTTCCGCTCGATCGGCTTCCTCGGCAAATTGCTCGGCGAGGCCATCGAGGAGATTGACCCAGCGCCCATCGAGGCCCTCCAGGCCTGCGGCGCCTCACCCTTCAAGGTGGTTCTCTATGGCGTTGTTCCTCAGGTCGCCCCTGCCTTCTTCGCCATCAGCATCCTGCGCTGGGACATCAATCTGCGCGAATCCACCGTGCTGGGACTGGTTGGCGCGGGCGGTATCGGCGTCATCCTGCAGGGGGCGATCGACACGTTCCAGTGGCAGGAAGTCTCAATGGTCCTGCTGACCATACTCGCTCTGGTGATCTTCGGGGAAGTGGTGTCCTCAACCCTGCGCAAAAAGCTCATCTAG
- a CDS encoding GntR family transcriptional regulator, with amino-acid sequence MSQISKAERSPSLRPDAPGKPADRSSQADQAYVQLKQLILDGTLPAGAQMLELEAAARLNMSRTPVREAMVRLRQEGIVEIRPRHGMRVLPISADDMRDIYEIMTALEGAAAEAVAQRGLSNRQISALQAPVRDMDKALEQEDLQAWAAADERFHLTLVELSGNQRLIQMVAQLWDQAHRARLLTLRLRPTPTDSNREHEAMVQAIIDGKPQEARAIHEEHRRRAGKMLVELLERLGLTQI; translated from the coding sequence ATGAGTCAGATCAGCAAGGCCGAACGATCGCCGTCTTTGCGGCCTGACGCCCCCGGTAAGCCGGCGGATCGCAGCAGTCAGGCTGATCAGGCCTATGTGCAGCTCAAGCAGCTCATTCTGGATGGCACCCTGCCTGCCGGCGCACAGATGCTTGAGCTCGAAGCAGCTGCCCGGCTGAACATGAGCCGCACCCCTGTGCGCGAGGCCATGGTGCGCCTGCGTCAGGAAGGCATTGTCGAAATCCGGCCGCGACACGGCATGCGCGTGCTGCCGATTTCCGCCGATGACATGCGCGACATCTATGAAATCATGACGGCCCTGGAAGGCGCCGCCGCCGAAGCCGTGGCGCAGCGGGGCCTCAGCAATCGCCAGATTTCGGCCCTGCAGGCTCCCGTCCGCGACATGGACAAGGCGCTTGAGCAGGAAGACCTGCAGGCCTGGGCTGCTGCCGATGAGCGGTTCCACCTCACCCTGGTCGAATTGAGCGGCAATCAGCGCCTGATCCAGATGGTCGCCCAGCTATGGGATCAGGCCCATCGCGCCCGTCTGCTCACCTTGCGCCTGCGGCCCACCCCCACCGACTCCAACCGTGAGCACGAGGCCATGGTGCAGGCCATAATCGATGGCAAACCGCAGGAAGCCCGCGCCATCCACGAAGAGCATCGGCGGCGTGCCGGCAAGATGCTGGTCGAATTGCTTGAACGGCTCGGACTGACCCAGATCTAG
- a CDS encoding ABC transporter ATP-binding protein, which translates to MAAIEIRDVKKSYGSAQVLHGVSIDIADGEFVILVGPSGCGKSTLLRMVAGLESITGGEVAIDDKVVNDLPPKQRDIAMVFQSYALYPHMDVAENMAFSLKLAKRPKAEIEQKVNAAAEILGLKPLLKRRPAHLSGGQRQRVAMGRAIVRDPKVFLFDEPLSNLDAQLRVQMRTEIKDLHRRLKTTIVYVTHDQIEAMTMADRIVVMNQGRVEQYGTPLELFDRPANLFVARFIGSPSMNLVDCTLDAASAAPTLRTAGGMRVAIPKERADTLGTTDLVLGVRPENLKVVQADDPAAFAAEVMAVEPTGSEVMLSVAAGEDHLLLLLRERSSLQVGDTVHLSVDPDHVHVFDRQTSQRLDF; encoded by the coding sequence ATGGCTGCGATTGAAATCCGCGACGTCAAGAAATCCTATGGATCCGCGCAGGTTCTGCACGGTGTCTCCATCGATATTGCTGACGGCGAGTTCGTCATTCTGGTGGGCCCTTCAGGTTGCGGCAAGTCGACCCTGTTGCGCATGGTGGCCGGGCTTGAAAGCATTACCGGCGGCGAAGTGGCGATCGATGACAAGGTGGTCAACGATCTGCCGCCCAAGCAGCGCGACATCGCCATGGTGTTCCAGTCCTATGCGCTGTACCCGCATATGGATGTGGCCGAAAACATGGCGTTTTCACTCAAGCTGGCCAAACGGCCAAAAGCCGAGATTGAACAGAAGGTCAATGCGGCGGCGGAAATCCTGGGGCTCAAGCCCTTGCTCAAGCGGCGGCCGGCCCATCTGTCGGGCGGGCAGCGGCAGCGCGTGGCGATGGGCCGCGCGATCGTGCGCGACCCCAAAGTGTTCCTGTTTGACGAACCGCTGAGCAATCTGGATGCGCAATTGCGCGTGCAGATGCGCACCGAGATCAAGGACCTGCATCGCCGGCTCAAGACCACCATTGTCTATGTCACGCACGACCAGATCGAAGCGATGACCATGGCTGACCGCATCGTGGTGATGAACCAGGGACGGGTGGAGCAGTATGGCACCCCGCTCGAGCTGTTTGACCGGCCAGCCAATCTGTTTGTGGCGCGCTTTATCGGTTCCCCCTCGATGAATTTGGTGGACTGCACGCTGGACGCAGCAAGTGCCGCCCCGACGCTGCGCACGGCTGGCGGCATGCGGGTGGCAATACCAAAGGAACGGGCCGACACGCTCGGTACCACGGATCTGGTGCTGGGTGTGCGCCCGGAAAATCTGAAGGTGGTGCAGGCCGATGATCCGGCGGCTTTTGCAGCCGAGGTGATGGCTGTCGAGCCAACCGGTTCGGAGGTCATGCTCAGCGTCGCCGCGGGCGAGGACCATCTGCTGCTGCTGCTGCGGGAACGCTCGTCGCTGCAGGTCGGTGACACTGTGCACCTCAGTGTCGATCCGGACCATGTGCATGTGTTTGATCGGCAGACGTCCCAGCGCCTGGACTTCTGA
- a CDS encoding isocitrate/isopropylmalate dehydrogenase family protein: MTTKTHFEIAVLPGDGIGVEVIAPTVRLLEQLASRSDSFTLGFKHCDAGALHYQKTGEALPDATMDSCRSADAILLGAMGWPELRYPDGTEIAPQLDLRTEFQLFAGVRPIRSIPGIPSALSDARGADIDFVLIRESVEGLFALRNEGVVIDDREARDTMVITRAICEQLFDFAFAYTRERKKAGTPGRLTCVDKANVFASLAFFRKIFDERHAGFSDIAVEHAYVDATALNMIKKPWAFDVMVTENMFGDILSDLGAGLMGGMGFAPSADIGINNAVFQPSHGSAPDIAGKGMANPTAAILSGAMMLEWLGTRYTNPAALAAGRQLRDAVDRAFQAGLAPYEIGGKDGTSAIADAVEAALEQEHA, from the coding sequence ATGACGACCAAGACACATTTCGAGATTGCAGTTCTCCCCGGCGACGGGATTGGTGTCGAGGTTATCGCGCCGACCGTCCGGCTCCTTGAACAACTGGCATCGCGCTCGGACAGCTTCACGCTGGGCTTCAAACACTGCGATGCGGGTGCCCTGCACTATCAAAAGACCGGCGAAGCCCTGCCCGACGCCACCATGGACAGCTGCCGCAGCGCCGACGCTATCCTGCTGGGCGCCATGGGCTGGCCCGAACTGCGCTATCCCGACGGTACCGAAATCGCGCCCCAGCTTGACCTGCGCACCGAATTTCAGCTTTTTGCCGGTGTGCGGCCGATCCGCTCCATTCCCGGCATTCCCAGTGCACTCAGCGATGCACGCGGCGCCGATATCGATTTCGTGCTCATCCGCGAATCGGTTGAAGGCCTGTTCGCCCTGCGCAATGAAGGCGTCGTGATCGATGATCGCGAAGCCCGCGATACCATGGTGATTACCCGCGCCATCTGCGAGCAATTGTTCGACTTCGCCTTTGCCTATACCCGCGAGCGCAAGAAGGCCGGCACCCCCGGTCGCCTGACCTGCGTCGACAAGGCCAATGTGTTTGCCAGCCTCGCCTTCTTCCGCAAGATCTTCGATGAACGCCATGCCGGCTTCTCTGACATCGCGGTGGAACACGCCTATGTCGACGCCACCGCCCTCAACATGATCAAGAAGCCATGGGCCTTTGACGTCATGGTCACCGAGAACATGTTCGGCGACATCCTGTCCGATCTGGGAGCGGGCCTGATGGGCGGCATGGGCTTTGCACCCTCCGCCGATATCGGCATCAACAATGCCGTGTTCCAGCCTAGCCATGGCTCGGCTCCCGATATCGCCGGCAAGGGCATGGCCAACCCCACCGCGGCCATCCTGTCGGGCGCCATGATGCTCGAATGGCTGGGCACCCGCTACACCAACCCCGCCGCACTTGCTGCCGGCCGCCAATTGCGTGATGCCGTCGACCGCGCCTTCCAGGCTGGCCTTGCGCCCTATGAAATCGGCGGCAAGGATGGCACATCAGCCATTGCCGACGCAGTCGAAGCCGCATTGGAACAGGAACACGCATGA
- a CDS encoding aldolase yields MSQAELRAQIVELSRSLFERGYSVGSSGNISVAVEGGGFLVTPTNSCLGRLDADAISLLDADWHHIGGDAPSKEVFLHRAFYESRPGTGAVVHLHSTYATALSCLSDTDPANCIPPITPYVVMRVGTVRMVDYAMPGDPVTGDLIRGLDGQAAAVLLANHGPVVAGANLTAAVYAAEELEETAKLVFLMRGLASRQLTAEQVAALNARFKR; encoded by the coding sequence ATGAGCCAAGCCGAGCTACGAGCGCAGATTGTCGAGTTGTCGCGCTCCCTGTTTGAGCGTGGCTATTCCGTGGGCTCGTCGGGCAATATCAGCGTGGCAGTTGAGGGGGGCGGCTTTCTGGTGACGCCAACCAATAGCTGCCTGGGTCGGCTTGATGCAGACGCGATCTCGCTGCTCGACGCGGACTGGCACCATATCGGAGGCGATGCGCCATCCAAGGAAGTGTTTCTGCACCGCGCCTTTTACGAATCCCGGCCCGGTACGGGTGCGGTGGTGCATCTGCATTCGACCTATGCCACGGCGCTATCGTGTCTGAGTGATACCGACCCGGCCAACTGCATTCCGCCGATCACACCCTATGTGGTGATGCGCGTGGGGACGGTGCGAATGGTGGATTACGCCATGCCGGGTGACCCGGTGACCGGCGATCTTATTCGCGGGCTCGATGGACAGGCGGCAGCGGTTCTGCTGGCCAATCATGGACCCGTGGTGGCTGGTGCCAATCTGACAGCGGCGGTCTATGCGGCCGAAGAGCTGGAGGAAACGGCCAAGCTGGTGTTTCTGATGCGTGGTCTGGCATCACGTCAGTTGACGGCCGAGCAGGTGGCGGCGCTGAACGCGCGGTTCAAGCGCTAG
- a CDS encoding extracellular solute-binding protein: MFDFTSGKPAKGRSLQRLKLALMSSALLGLAASSAATAQNISFWTQPQGELLGYQDLFGEFASEFKAESGVDVSVEVINWGVAFNTWLTVAQGGAAPDCADMYWLHSYSGIGGDKYGPMPINEYRDQWPNLEDEFYPGSLQDVQWAGDFYGIPWRVDIRPQMYNTEMFAEAGLSAAPDTWAEIVEMAKALTVRDDNGNVTRWGFSAGPNNPAQTLLPYYWQAGGAILSEDGTQANIDNEAMRTALKFLQDLVWEHEVMSPESFEKGVDPLDGFASGTVAMVGSTPIAWASQMEREYPELDGKWAMAINAMGPVNRDSYSGAGYWGVLRGTENVDACVDWIKFLSREENMQRLSEFSGAASPRRAVMSSPSWSDSQWKVAAAETLDYGHTSQHATSVWGALASPEPGAVIYDLVYSTVIVREDIDAAVEQAQARLQEELDRANRPQ, translated from the coding sequence ATGTTTGATTTTACCAGTGGCAAGCCTGCGAAGGGACGCAGTCTGCAGCGCCTCAAGCTTGCCTTGATGTCGTCGGCCCTGCTGGGTCTGGCGGCAAGTTCTGCCGCTACGGCACAGAATATCTCATTCTGGACACAGCCGCAGGGCGAACTGCTCGGCTACCAGGATCTGTTTGGCGAATTCGCCAGTGAGTTCAAGGCTGAATCCGGTGTTGATGTCTCGGTCGAGGTCATCAACTGGGGCGTGGCCTTCAATACCTGGCTGACCGTTGCCCAGGGCGGCGCGGCACCTGACTGCGCCGATATGTACTGGCTGCATTCCTATTCGGGTATCGGCGGCGACAAGTACGGTCCGATGCCGATCAATGAATACCGCGATCAGTGGCCAAATCTGGAAGATGAGTTCTATCCGGGCAGCCTGCAGGATGTGCAGTGGGCCGGCGATTTCTACGGTATTCCCTGGCGCGTCGATATCCGGCCCCAGATGTACAATACCGAGATGTTTGCCGAAGCTGGTCTGAGCGCAGCGCCAGACACCTGGGCTGAAATCGTCGAGATGGCCAAGGCACTGACGGTGCGCGACGACAATGGCAATGTAACCCGCTGGGGTTTCTCGGCTGGTCCGAACAATCCAGCCCAGACCCTGCTTCCCTATTACTGGCAGGCTGGTGGCGCGATTCTGAGCGAAGACGGCACCCAGGCCAATATCGATAATGAAGCGATGCGCACGGCGCTGAAGTTCCTGCAGGACCTGGTCTGGGAACACGAAGTGATGTCGCCGGAATCCTTCGAGAAGGGCGTCGACCCTCTGGACGGCTTTGCATCGGGCACGGTGGCCATGGTTGGCAGCACTCCGATCGCCTGGGCATCGCAGATGGAGCGGGAATATCCCGAGCTCGATGGCAAGTGGGCGATGGCGATCAATGCCATGGGTCCGGTCAATCGCGACTCCTATAGTGGCGCCGGTTACTGGGGCGTGCTGCGTGGCACCGAGAATGTCGACGCCTGCGTGGACTGGATCAAGTTCCTATCGCGCGAAGAAAACATGCAGCGTCTGAGCGAATTCAGCGGTGCAGCCAGCCCGCGTCGTGCGGTGATGTCATCGCCATCATGGTCTGACAGCCAGTGGAAGGTTGCTGCAGCCGAAACGCTCGACTATGGCCACACTTCCCAGCATGCGACCTCGGTGTGGGGCGCGCTCGCCTCTCCAGAGCCCGGCGCTGTGATCTATGATCTGGTGTATTCCACCGTGATCGTGCGCGAAGATATCGACGCTGCTGTCGAACAGGCTCAGGCTCGGCTGCAGGAAGAACTCGATCGGGCCAATCGCCCACAGTGA
- a CDS encoding carbohydrate ABC transporter permease, giving the protein MTAAIVDLRRRISNMAPSDLLTRFVVLVISTAVLIYVLMPVFWMLKSSFQTTAEIRAMPPVWLPSAPSFDPYVTANKLIPVWRYLANSLFVSVTAAVISTAIAASAAYVLARFRFPGATLILVLILLTNLIPQITRVFPIYFFIQDLKLINTYAGLILAYVSFSVPFAVLLLRGYFETSAPPELEEAAMIDGCSHFSAFWRVIIPVSLPGIAAVAIFTFLNAWNDFLWASLLLSDGALKTIQVGIGDFASEGGGVQYMNAFMAACVVTTIPALILFVLMQRWLVGGLTAGSVKS; this is encoded by the coding sequence ATGACCGCTGCCATCGTCGACCTTCGCCGCCGTATCAGCAATATGGCCCCATCGGATCTGCTCACGCGCTTCGTCGTGCTGGTCATCTCGACCGCTGTGCTGATCTATGTGCTGATGCCCGTGTTCTGGATGCTCAAGAGCTCGTTCCAGACCACGGCGGAAATCCGCGCCATGCCGCCCGTATGGTTGCCCAGCGCGCCGTCCTTTGACCCCTATGTCACAGCCAACAAGCTGATCCCGGTCTGGCGCTATCTGGCCAATTCGCTGTTCGTGTCGGTCACCGCTGCGGTGATCTCCACGGCGATAGCAGCGTCAGCGGCCTATGTGCTGGCGCGGTTCCGGTTTCCCGGCGCTACGCTCATTCTGGTGCTGATCCTGCTGACCAATCTGATCCCGCAGATCACCCGCGTGTTTCCGATCTATTTCTTCATTCAGGATCTCAAGCTGATCAACACCTATGCCGGGCTCATTCTGGCCTATGTCAGCTTCTCGGTGCCCTTTGCCGTGTTGCTGTTGCGCGGCTATTTTGAAACCAGCGCGCCGCCAGAACTGGAAGAAGCGGCCATGATCGACGGGTGCAGCCATTTCTCGGCATTCTGGCGCGTGATCATTCCGGTGTCGCTGCCCGGTATTGCCGCGGTTGCCATCTTCACCTTCCTCAATGCCTGGAACGACTTTTTGTGGGCCAGCCTGCTGCTCAGCGATGGTGCGCTCAAGACCATTCAGGTGGGTATCGGCGACTTTGCCTCTGAAGGCGGCGGTGTGCAGTACATGAACGCGTTCATGGCCGCCTGTGTGGTGACCACAATTCCAGCGCTGATCCTATTTGTGTTGATGCAACGCTGGCTGGTCGGCGGGCTGACCGCCGGTTCGGTAAAGAGCTGA
- the phnE gene encoding phosphonate ABC transporter, permease protein PhnE gives MTAKVSHWRKPPLIKTAALRYGIYAVALTYFVLTLATLPIDWERTAKGMEAAGRIFSGAFPPSFERSGLLFSGFMESLKIAILATAGGLITSVPLAFMAARNISPRPIYYLGRGIIILARSFHPVIVAIIFVKAVGFGPLAGALTLVVYSIGFVAKLLAERIEEIDFGQVEAMRAVGAPFLSTMVYAILPQIMPRLVGLGIYQLDSNLRASAVIGIVGAGGIGATLANAFGRYDYDFALAITMVIVGAILISEAFSGVIRKRMS, from the coding sequence ATGACGGCAAAAGTCAGTCACTGGCGCAAACCGCCACTCATCAAGACGGCCGCATTGCGCTACGGCATCTACGCTGTCGCGCTGACCTATTTCGTGCTGACCCTTGCCACCCTGCCCATCGACTGGGAGCGCACAGCCAAGGGGATGGAGGCCGCTGGGCGCATCTTTAGCGGGGCATTCCCCCCCAGCTTTGAGCGTTCCGGCCTGTTGTTCAGCGGCTTCATGGAAAGCCTCAAGATCGCCATTCTCGCCACCGCGGGCGGCCTGATCACCTCCGTGCCGCTGGCCTTCATGGCGGCCCGCAACATTTCGCCCCGCCCGATCTATTATCTGGGGCGCGGCATCATCATTCTGGCCCGCAGTTTCCACCCCGTGATCGTCGCGATCATCTTCGTCAAAGCCGTGGGCTTCGGCCCTCTGGCCGGAGCCTTGACCCTGGTCGTCTATTCGATTGGTTTCGTCGCCAAACTGCTGGCAGAGCGGATCGAGGAAATTGACTTTGGTCAGGTCGAGGCCATGCGCGCCGTCGGCGCACCGTTCCTCTCAACCATGGTCTACGCCATCCTGCCGCAAATCATGCCACGTCTGGTGGGCCTGGGTATCTACCAGCTCGACAGCAATCTGCGGGCGTCCGCGGTGATCGGCATTGTCGGTGCCGGCGGCATTGGCGCCACCCTGGCCAATGCATTCGGCCGTTATGACTACGATTTCGCCCTCGCGATCACCATGGTGATTGTCGGCGCCATTCTGATTTCAGAAGCGTTCAGCGGCGTGATCAGAAAGCGTATGTCATGA
- a CDS encoding Gfo/Idh/MocA family protein — translation MTQKLRVATLGNGYFSQFHHRAWRRIPQVTLVATCDRDAALAQQTAGQFEIEQAYDQLDAMLDNVTIDLLDVIAPPAVHLRAIKAAAARGINVICQKPFCGDLATAEQAVEIARAADIKLIVHENFRFQPWYHAISMLLASGELGAVFSATFRLRPGDGGGPDAYLARQPYFRDMKRFMVHETGIHIVDVFRFLFGEVRTVSAKLRRLNPVIAGEDAGLVVLEMDNGVLATLDANRLSDHPAENRRLTMGEMLIEAEHGSIALNGDGEISIRRLGTNQSQPLPYTWRDEDFGGDCVFRLQRAVVDSLLSDLPPVNLAAAYLNNLRIEDAVYESDQQGRTIAVFAA, via the coding sequence ATGACGCAAAAGCTGCGGGTCGCCACGCTGGGCAATGGCTATTTCAGCCAGTTTCACCACCGCGCCTGGCGGCGGATACCTCAAGTCACGCTGGTCGCAACCTGCGACCGCGATGCAGCGCTCGCCCAACAGACAGCCGGGCAGTTCGAGATCGAGCAGGCCTACGACCAGCTCGACGCCATGCTCGACAATGTGACAATCGACCTGCTCGATGTCATCGCGCCCCCGGCCGTGCATCTGCGGGCCATCAAGGCTGCCGCAGCACGCGGTATCAACGTCATCTGCCAAAAGCCCTTCTGCGGCGATCTGGCCACCGCTGAACAGGCCGTGGAGATCGCCCGCGCCGCCGACATCAAGCTGATCGTACACGAGAATTTCCGCTTCCAGCCCTGGTATCACGCCATCAGCATGCTGCTGGCCAGCGGCGAGCTCGGCGCCGTGTTCAGCGCCACCTTCCGGCTGCGCCCGGGCGATGGTGGCGGCCCCGATGCCTATCTCGCCCGCCAGCCCTATTTCCGCGATATGAAGCGCTTCATGGTCCACGAAACCGGCATTCACATTGTCGATGTGTTCCGCTTCCTGTTCGGTGAGGTCCGCACGGTCTCGGCCAAGCTGCGGCGCCTCAATCCGGTCATTGCCGGCGAGGATGCCGGGCTGGTCGTGCTCGAAATGGACAATGGCGTACTCGCCACCCTGGACGCCAACCGCCTGTCCGATCACCCTGCGGAAAACCGCCGGCTGACCATGGGCGAAATGCTGATCGAGGCCGAGCACGGCAGTATTGCTTTGAATGGCGACGGTGAAATCAGTATTCGCAGACTGGGCACCAACCAGTCCCAGCCGCTGCCTTACACTTGGCGCGACGAAGATTTTGGCGGTGACTGCGTGTTTCGGTTACAACGCGCAGTTGTAGATAGCCTGTTGAGCGATTTGCCTCCTGTAAACCTGGCCGCCGCATACTTGAACAATCTCCGGATAGAGGACGCCGTCTATGAGTCAGATCAGCAAGGCCGAACGATCGCCGTCTTTGCGGCCTGA
- a CDS encoding carbohydrate ABC transporter permease: MNRQKLVFCYLMVTPALLLTAVLGIYPMVFSLWMGFVEYDLLRIQDFGTPFVGLDNYIHVFSDPKFVQTVVNTVLFTGIAAGGVVVIGLLVSQVLNAEFRGRTALRMLFCVPWFVPPAVASAIWMWLLNTERSPINFLLQDMGLTTGNIKFLTDPTTWGPFSIPMLAISAVRIWNGLPFAIIFLLAALQSIPKSLYEAAEMDGATLLQRFWFVTLPMLRPVLVILITLLVIGGLGSFEINYIMTGGGPQNLTNIMAVYSYQQGFSFFRFDLASAASGVILILTGFVCVFYIREQVKRAQ, encoded by the coding sequence ATGAATCGCCAGAAACTCGTCTTTTGCTACCTCATGGTGACCCCGGCGCTGCTGCTGACGGCGGTCCTTGGCATCTATCCCATGGTCTTCTCGCTCTGGATGGGCTTTGTCGAATACGACCTGCTGCGCATCCAGGACTTCGGGACCCCCTTTGTCGGTCTCGACAATTACATTCATGTGTTTTCCGATCCCAAATTCGTGCAGACGGTGGTCAATACCGTGCTGTTCACCGGCATTGCCGCCGGCGGGGTGGTGGTGATCGGCCTGCTGGTATCGCAGGTGCTCAATGCCGAGTTCCGGGGGCGCACCGCGTTGCGCATGCTGTTCTGCGTGCCCTGGTTTGTGCCGCCCGCTGTGGCGTCGGCGATCTGGATGTGGCTGCTCAATACCGAACGCAGCCCGATCAATTTCCTGCTTCAGGACATGGGCCTGACCACGGGCAACATCAAATTCCTGACAGATCCAACGACCTGGGGGCCGTTCAGCATTCCCATGCTGGCGATTTCAGCGGTGCGTATCTGGAACGGTCTGCCATTCGCGATCATCTTTCTGCTGGCCGCGCTGCAGTCGATCCCCAAGAGCCTGTATGAAGCCGCCGAAATGGATGGCGCCACGCTGCTGCAACGCTTCTGGTTCGTGACGCTGCCCATGTTGCGTCCGGTGCTCGTGATCCTGATCACGCTGCTGGTGATCGGTGGGCTGGGATCGTTTGAAATCAACTACATCATGACCGGTGGCGGGCCGCAGAACCTGACCAACATCATGGCGGTCTATTCCTATCAGCAGGGCTTCTCGTTCTTCCGCTTCGACCTGGCGTCGGCGGCGAGCGGGGTGATCCTGATCCTGACCGGGTTTGTCTGCGTGTTCTACATCCGCGAACAGGTCAAGAGAGCTCAATAA
- a CDS encoding SMP-30/gluconolactonase/LRE family protein, with product MLTGRLNITRTYGTGLVRPECVLSHQSGLLFCSDWQGAGGVAIVDADDSVRRVQFADSPIELRPNGIALEPGGSFLVAHLGAETGGIFRLFPDGSSEALCTHIDGVPLPPANFVIRDGADRIWFTVSTRKVPRADDYRPDANTGFIAVIENGAARIVADGLGYTNELAFSADGAFAYVNETFARRVTRFAVGADATLSDPQTMAQLGPGDFPDGLVLDQTGGLWITSIVSNRVIRVAPEGVERMLEESDPDHLATVEDAFQNHRMARPHLDGSPARTLRNISSLAFGGPDMRTAFLGCLLGDRIIATDTPVRGLPPIHYGDDIGPLLSALDRT from the coding sequence GTGCTCACTGGCCGCCTCAATATAACCCGCACATACGGAACCGGCCTGGTCCGGCCTGAATGCGTGCTGAGCCACCAGTCAGGGCTACTGTTCTGTTCGGACTGGCAGGGTGCCGGTGGTGTGGCCATTGTCGATGCTGACGATAGCGTGCGTCGCGTGCAATTCGCCGATAGTCCAATCGAGCTGCGCCCCAACGGCATTGCGCTCGAACCCGGCGGCAGCTTTCTGGTCGCCCATTTGGGCGCCGAGACCGGCGGCATATTCCGCCTGTTCCCCGATGGCAGCAGCGAAGCGCTATGCACCCACATCGATGGCGTGCCCCTGCCCCCGGCCAATTTCGTCATCCGCGACGGCGCCGACCGCATCTGGTTCACTGTTTCCACGCGCAAGGTGCCGCGCGCCGATGACTATCGCCCCGACGCCAATACCGGCTTTATCGCGGTCATCGAGAATGGGGCTGCCCGCATTGTTGCCGATGGCCTGGGCTATACCAATGAGCTGGCTTTCTCGGCTGATGGCGCCTTTGCCTATGTAAATGAGACCTTCGCCCGCCGCGTCACCCGTTTTGCAGTAGGGGCCGATGCCACCCTCTCTGATCCGCAGACCATGGCGCAGCTGGGCCCCGGTGACTTCCCCGATGGTCTGGTCCTCGATCAAACCGGCGGGCTGTGGATCACCAGCATCGTCTCCAATCGCGTTATCCGGGTCGCACCAGAGGGCGTCGAGCGCATGCTCGAGGAGAGCGACCCCGACCACCTCGCCACGGTTGAGGACGCCTTCCAGAACCACCGCATGGCGCGTCCACACCTGGACGGCTCACCCGCCAGAACCCTGCGCAACATTTCCTCGCTCGCCTTTGGCGGCCCGGACATGCGCACCGCTTTCCTTGGTTGCCTTCTGGGCGACCGCATCATCGCGACAGACACGCCCGTCAGGGGACTGCCGCCGATTCATTACGGGGACGACATCGGCCCCCTTCTTTCAGCGTTGGACAGAACATGA